A single Paraburkholderia sp. FT54 DNA region contains:
- a CDS encoding ParB N-terminal domain-containing protein, with protein sequence MELELHPLCTLFPRLEGTEFDALKADIKTNGQLQPIVIHDGKILDGGNRYRACIELGISPLIAERDPSSEFGVVPGAARLCRVGSFRSN encoded by the coding sequence ATGGAACTCGAACTTCATCCTCTGTGCACGCTTTTCCCGCGCCTCGAAGGTACCGAATTCGACGCGCTGAAGGCGGACATCAAGACCAACGGCCAACTTCAGCCGATTGTCATTCACGACGGCAAAATCTTGGACGGTGGCAATCGGTATCGGGCCTGCATTGAGCTTGGCATCTCCCCACTGATTGCCGAAAGGGATCCGTCGAGCGAGTTTGGCGTTGTGCCGGGCGCTGCGCGGCTCTGCCGCGTTGGTAGTTTTCGGTCGAATTGA
- a CDS encoding transcriptional regulator — MQSPNAPVLPEVGLLKWRQIAPFLPVGRETWRKLVLAGRAPQPVRFSKTCAAYYAAEVHLWLADPIGYRATMAEKQAA; from the coding sequence ATGCAAAGTCCCAACGCGCCGGTCCTCCCTGAGGTCGGCCTGCTCAAGTGGCGCCAGATAGCGCCATTCCTGCCTGTCGGCCGCGAGACTTGGCGCAAGCTGGTTCTCGCCGGCAGGGCTCCCCAGCCAGTCCGCTTTTCCAAGACCTGTGCCGCCTACTATGCGGCCGAAGTACACCTCTGGCTGGCCGATCCGATAGGTTATCGCGCCACGATGGCTGAAAAGCAGGCTGCCTAA
- a CDS encoding DUF4224 domain-containing protein: protein MFLTEDDLTDLTGKCRNSARIRVLNGMCVQHKIRPDGSVAILRSHVERLFGEKPAKPSEPEWQPDWMK, encoded by the coding sequence ATGTTCCTGACCGAAGACGACCTTACCGACCTCACCGGCAAGTGCCGGAACTCCGCGCGGATCCGGGTGCTGAACGGTATGTGCGTGCAGCACAAGATCCGTCCGGACGGCTCTGTAGCTATTCTACGATCCCATGTAGAGCGGCTGTTCGGAGAAAAGCCGGCCAAGCCTTCTGAGCCAGAGTGGCAACCAGACTGGATGAAGTAG